The proteins below come from a single Myxocyprinus asiaticus isolate MX2 ecotype Aquarium Trade chromosome 28, UBuf_Myxa_2, whole genome shotgun sequence genomic window:
- the LOC127419426 gene encoding myelin transcription factor 1-like isoform X2, with amino-acid sequence MSLDTDDKRTRTRSKGGRVPSEIVGQELSCPTPGCNGSGHISGKYARHRSALSCPLARKRRLHEAESEQPASKRKSHPLKLAMDEGFNAESEGSGEETEMREEEEEDEGAQQQGGELEHEVEDTQAKRNTENTDTEEDEGDEEECIIIEASSSEKPKLSTSEDLSNYQHIVANSMLHFNNCGTSPQQQQQPATVETENGCPFTETEAEEEKEENRREETENQVDILASKENGVMRNSVEMEDKEEDIHTEDPKETDHQYFTEDMHTQQDEDDDDDEGLGSEMQKEEILKEEYNDVTSEEEGEGESPPTVITATQGSLVREDYVSHKSTLPENYSSSNPSMTSPMVFEVQSESSERDADVDGIDDDGDDDSLSQRSTVADESEMYDIMRGNLGLLEQAIALKAQQVKAHRELACIPEHHRFFALDDRPNKHLEHLRKSCFGKESSRSEKREIKCPTPGCDGTGHVTGLYPHHRSLSGCPHKDRIPPEILAMHENVLKCPTPGCTGQGHVNSNRNTHRSLSGCPIAAAEKLSKSHDKQHLAQPMGEHLKGSPNSDRVLRPMCFVKQLEIPPPGSYRPSLIPATPRANLAKELEKYSKVSFDYASFDVQVFGKRMLAPKMHTSETSPKAFKSKPPFPRASPPSPSMHSGYGKSSSSSYDYSHDAEAAHMAATAILNLSTRCWERPENLSIRHQDKSMEIEVDENGTLDLSMKKPIKREVGVSCTSSEVRSPDLSSSSSSSSLSLHHGNNSISPHSLHPYKQEEWEGPLDYTKPNRQREEELEEMNHSAQSFASSDPEDCDMIQDALEDRKYPGEVTTPNFKVRFQPKDTKKDLLLCPTPGCDGSGHITGNYASHRSLSGCPLADKSLRSLMAAHTAELKCPTPGCDGSGHITGNYASHRSLSGCPRAKKGGIKTTPIKDDKEDSELLKCPVPGCDSLGHISGKYATHRSAYGCPLAARQQKEGLLNGSPFSWKAFKTEGPTCPTPGCDGSGHANGSFLTHRSLSGCPRASLSKKKAKFPGEEYLSTKFRANDVLDNDEDIKQLNKEINELNESNNEMEADMVNLQTQITSMEKNLKNIEQENKIIEEQNEALFMELSGLSQALIRSLANIRLPHMEPITEQNFESYVSTLTDMYTNKDCYQNPENKALLETINKAVKGIKV; translated from the exons TGCTCTGAGTTGTCCATTGGCCAGAAAAAGGCGGCTACATGAAGCAGAATCAGAGCAGCCTGCCTCCAAGAGGAAGTCCCACCCACTGAAGCTGGCAATGGACGAAGGCTTCAACGCAGAGAGTGAGGGCAGTGGAGAGGAGACGGAGAtgagggaggaagaggaggaggatgaaggaGCACAGCAGCAGGGTGGTGAGCTTGAGCATGAAGTAGAAGATACgcaagcaaaaagaaacacagaGAACACTGATACAGAGGAAGATGAAGGTGATGAAG AGGAGTGCATCATTATTGAGGCCTCTAGCTCAGAGAAGCCTAAACTCTCAACCTCTGAAGATCTCTCCAACTATCAGCACATAGTGGCCAACTCAATGCTACACTTCAACAACTGTGGTACATCACCCCAGCAGCAACAACAGCCCGCCACTGTGGAAACAGAAAATGGTTGCCCTTTTACGGAAACAGAAGCGGAAGAAGAGAAAGAAGAAAATAGAAGAGAAGAAACCGAGAACCAAGTAGACATTCTGGCATCCAAGGAGAATGGAGTGATGAGGAATTCAGTTGAGATGGAAGACAAGGAAGAGGACATTCACACTGAGGACCCAAAAGAGACAGACCACCAGTATTTCACTGAAGACATGCACACACAACAAGACGAGgatgacgatgacgatgaaggaCTGGGGTCTGAGATGCAAAAGGAAGAGATACTCAAGGAGGAATACAATGACGTTACATCTGAAGAGGAAGGGGAAGGAGAATCCCCCCCTACGGTTATCACTGCCACTCAGGGATCCCTTGTAAGGGAAGACTACGTTTCCCACAAATCTACATTGCCAGAAAACTACAGCTCCAGTAACCCCAGCATGACTTCTCCTATGGTCTTCGAAGTGCAGTCGGAGTCGTCGGAGAGGGATGCCGACGTGGATGGAATCGATGACGACGGGGACGATGACAGTTTGTCACAGCGATCGACAGTGGCGGACGAGTCAGAGATGTATGATATAATGCGGGGGAACTTGGGGTTGCTGGAGCAGGCCATTGCCTTGAAAGCCCAACAGGTCAAAGCTCATCGTGAGCTTGCATGCATTCCCGAGCACCACCGTTTCTTTGCTCTGGACGACCGACCCAACAAACACTTGGAACATCTCCGCAAAAGCTGCTTCGGAAAAG AGAGTTCTAGATCAGAGAAAAGAGAGATCAAATGCCCAACCCCTGGGTGCGATGGAACAGGTCACGTGACCGGACTCTATCCCCACCACCGCAGTTTGTCAGGCTGCCCACACAAAGATCGGATCCCACCAGAGA TCTTGGCCATGCATGAGAATGTCCTGAAGTGCCCAACGCCAGGCTGCACTGGTCAGGGTCATGTCAACAGCAACCGTAACACACACCGCAG TTTGTCAGGATGTCCCATCGCTGCTGCCGAAAAGCTATCCAAAAGTCATGACAAGCAACACCTAGCTCAGCCCATGGGTGAACATCTCAAAGGCAGCCCTAACTCTGACCGTGTACTCAG gcCCATGTGTTTTGTGAAGCAGTTGGAGATTCCTCCGCCCGGCAGCTACAGGCCCAGCCTCATCCCAGCCACACCACGCGCTAATCTGGCCAAGGAGCTGGAAAAGTACTCCAAGGTTTCCTTTGATTATGCAAGCTTCGATGTGCAGGTGTTCGGCAAGCGCATGCTCGCCCCAAAGATGCACACCAGCGAAACTTCACCTAAAGCCTTCAAAT CCAAACCTCCATTCCCCAGGGCCTCCCCGCCAAGTCCCAGCATGCACTCCGGATATGGAAAGAGTTCCTCCAGCAGTTATGATTATTCCCACGATGCTGAAGCGGCCCACATGGCTGCCACTGCAATCCTCAACCTGTCCACACGCTGCTGGGAGAGACCAGAGAACCTCAGCATCAGACACCAGGATAAG AGTATGGAAATAGAAGTAGACGAGAATGGCACCTTGGACTTAAGCATGAAGAAGCCAATTAAGAGAGAAGTGGGCGTGTCTTGCACCAGTTCTGAAGTGCGCTCCCCCGATCTTTCTTCATCCTCTTCATCATCGTCCTTATCTCTTCACCATGGCAACAACAGCATCTCGCCCCACTCTTTACATCCCTACAAACAAGAGGAGTGGGAGGGGCCTCTGGACTACACCAAACCCAATCGGCAGAGGGAGGAGGAGCTAGAAGAG ATGAACCACAGTGCTCAGTCATTTGCCTCGTCTGACCCCGAAGATTGCGACATGATACAGGATGCCCTTGAAGACAGGAAGTACCCCGGAGAAGTCACAACCCCAAATTTCAAAGTCAGGTTTCAGCCCAAGGACACCAAGAAAGATCTCCTGCT GTGTCCCACTCCTGGGTGTGATGGCAGTGGACACATCACTGGAAACTATGCATCTCATCGCAG CTTGTCTGGGTGTCCTCTTGCTGATAAGAGTCTTCGGTCCCTCATGGCAGCACACACAGCTGAACTCAA ATGTCCAACCCCAGGATGTGATGGTTCAGGGCATATCACGGGCAACTACGCGTCTCATAGAAG TTTGTCTGGGTGTCCGCGGGCCAAGAAAGGTGGAATAAAAACAACTCCCATCAAGGACGACAAGGAGGACTCCGAGCTCTTAAA ATGCCCAGTGCCAGGTTGTGACAGCCTGGGTCATATCAGTGGGAAGTATGCCACTCACCGCAGTGCATATGGATGCCCGCTGGCGGCCAGGCAGCAGAAAGAGGGTTTGCTGAATGGTTCTCCATTCTCCTGGAAGGCGTTTAAGACAGAGGGTCCCACCTGCCCCACTCCAGGGTGTGATGGATCAGGACACGCCAACGGCAGCTTTCTCACCCACCGCAG TCTCTCAGGCTGCCCCAGAGCCTCCCTCAGTAAGAAGAAAGCCAAGTTCCCTGGTGAAGAGTATCTCAGCACTAAGTTCAGAGCCAATGACG TGTTAGACAATGACGAAGACATCAAGCAACTAAATAAAGAAATCAATGAGCTCAATGAATCCAACAATGAAATGGAGGCAGATATGGTCAACCTTCAAACACAG ATCACATCCATGGAGAAAAACCTGAAGAACATCGAGCAGGAGAACAAGATAATCGAAGAACAGAATGAGGCTTTGTTTATGGAGCTCTCTGGACTCAGTCAAGCCCTTATACGCAGCCTGGCCAACATCCGTCTGCCTCACATG GAGCCAATCACAGAACAGAATTTCGAGAGCTACGTGAGCACCCTAACTGACATGTACACCAATAAGGACTGCTACCAGAACCCAGAGAACAAGGCCCTTCTGGAGACCATCAACAAGGCAGTGAAAGGCATCAAGGTCTGA
- the LOC127419426 gene encoding myelin transcription factor 1-like isoform X7, protein MSLDTDDKRTRTRSKGGRVPSEIVGQELSALSCPLARKRRLHEAESEQPASKRKSHPLKLAMDEGFNAESEGSGEETEMREEEEEDEGAQQQGGELEHEVEDTQAKRNTENTDTEEDEGDEEECIIIEASSSEKPKLSTSEDLSNYQHIVANSMLHFNNCGTSPQQQQQPATVETENGCPFTETEAEEEKEENRREETENQVDILASKENGVMRNSVEMEDKEEDIHTEDPKETDHQYFTEDMHTQQDEDDDDDEGLGSEMQKEEILKEEYNDVTSEEEGEGESPPTVITATQGSLVREDYVSHKSTLPENYSSSNPSMTSPMVFEVQSESSERDADVDGIDDDGDDDSLSQRSTVADESEMYDIMRGNLGLLEQAIALKAQQVKAHRELACIPEHHRFFALDDRPNKHLEHLRKSCFGKESSRSEKREIKCPTPGCDGTGHVTGLYPHHRSLSGCPHKDRIPPEILAMHENVLKCPTPGCTGQGHVNSNRNTHRSLSGCPIAAAEKLSKSHDKQHLAQPMGEHLKGSPNSDRVLRPMCFVKQLEIPPPGSYRPSLIPATPRANLAKELEKYSKVSFDYASFDVQVFGKRMLAPKMHTSETSPKAFKSKPPFPRASPPSPSMHSGYGKSSSSSYDYSHDAEAAHMAATAILNLSTRCWERPENLSIRHQDKSMEIEVDENGTLDLSMKKPIKREVGVSCTSSEVRSPDLSSSSSSSSLSLHHGNNSISPHSLHPYKQEEWEGPLDYTKPNRQREEELEEMNHSAQSFASSDPEDCDMIQDALEDRKYPGEVTTPNFKVRFQPKDTKKDLLLCPTPGCDGSGHITGNYASHRSLSGCPLADKSLRSLMAAHTAELKCPTPGCDGSGHITGNYASHRSLSGCPRAKKGGIKTTPIKDDKEDSELLKCPVPGCDSLGHISGKYATHRSAYGCPLAARQQKEGLLNGSPFSWKAFKTEGPTCPTPGCDGSGHANGSFLTHRSLSGCPRASLSKKKAKFPGEEYLSTKFRANDVLDNDEDIKQLNKEINELNESNNEMEADMVNLQTQITSMEKNLKNIEQENKIIEEQNEALFMELSGLSQALIRSLANIRLPHMEPITEQNFESYVSTLTDMYTNKDCYQNPENKALLETINKAVKGIKV, encoded by the exons TGCTCTGAGTTGTCCATTGGCCAGAAAAAGGCGGCTACATGAAGCAGAATCAGAGCAGCCTGCCTCCAAGAGGAAGTCCCACCCACTGAAGCTGGCAATGGACGAAGGCTTCAACGCAGAGAGTGAGGGCAGTGGAGAGGAGACGGAGAtgagggaggaagaggaggaggatgaaggaGCACAGCAGCAGGGTGGTGAGCTTGAGCATGAAGTAGAAGATACgcaagcaaaaagaaacacagaGAACACTGATACAGAGGAAGATGAAGGTGATGAAG AGGAGTGCATCATTATTGAGGCCTCTAGCTCAGAGAAGCCTAAACTCTCAACCTCTGAAGATCTCTCCAACTATCAGCACATAGTGGCCAACTCAATGCTACACTTCAACAACTGTGGTACATCACCCCAGCAGCAACAACAGCCCGCCACTGTGGAAACAGAAAATGGTTGCCCTTTTACGGAAACAGAAGCGGAAGAAGAGAAAGAAGAAAATAGAAGAGAAGAAACCGAGAACCAAGTAGACATTCTGGCATCCAAGGAGAATGGAGTGATGAGGAATTCAGTTGAGATGGAAGACAAGGAAGAGGACATTCACACTGAGGACCCAAAAGAGACAGACCACCAGTATTTCACTGAAGACATGCACACACAACAAGACGAGgatgacgatgacgatgaaggaCTGGGGTCTGAGATGCAAAAGGAAGAGATACTCAAGGAGGAATACAATGACGTTACATCTGAAGAGGAAGGGGAAGGAGAATCCCCCCCTACGGTTATCACTGCCACTCAGGGATCCCTTGTAAGGGAAGACTACGTTTCCCACAAATCTACATTGCCAGAAAACTACAGCTCCAGTAACCCCAGCATGACTTCTCCTATGGTCTTCGAAGTGCAGTCGGAGTCGTCGGAGAGGGATGCCGACGTGGATGGAATCGATGACGACGGGGACGATGACAGTTTGTCACAGCGATCGACAGTGGCGGACGAGTCAGAGATGTATGATATAATGCGGGGGAACTTGGGGTTGCTGGAGCAGGCCATTGCCTTGAAAGCCCAACAGGTCAAAGCTCATCGTGAGCTTGCATGCATTCCCGAGCACCACCGTTTCTTTGCTCTGGACGACCGACCCAACAAACACTTGGAACATCTCCGCAAAAGCTGCTTCGGAAAAG AGAGTTCTAGATCAGAGAAAAGAGAGATCAAATGCCCAACCCCTGGGTGCGATGGAACAGGTCACGTGACCGGACTCTATCCCCACCACCGCAGTTTGTCAGGCTGCCCACACAAAGATCGGATCCCACCAGAGA TCTTGGCCATGCATGAGAATGTCCTGAAGTGCCCAACGCCAGGCTGCACTGGTCAGGGTCATGTCAACAGCAACCGTAACACACACCGCAG TTTGTCAGGATGTCCCATCGCTGCTGCCGAAAAGCTATCCAAAAGTCATGACAAGCAACACCTAGCTCAGCCCATGGGTGAACATCTCAAAGGCAGCCCTAACTCTGACCGTGTACTCAG gcCCATGTGTTTTGTGAAGCAGTTGGAGATTCCTCCGCCCGGCAGCTACAGGCCCAGCCTCATCCCAGCCACACCACGCGCTAATCTGGCCAAGGAGCTGGAAAAGTACTCCAAGGTTTCCTTTGATTATGCAAGCTTCGATGTGCAGGTGTTCGGCAAGCGCATGCTCGCCCCAAAGATGCACACCAGCGAAACTTCACCTAAAGCCTTCAAAT CCAAACCTCCATTCCCCAGGGCCTCCCCGCCAAGTCCCAGCATGCACTCCGGATATGGAAAGAGTTCCTCCAGCAGTTATGATTATTCCCACGATGCTGAAGCGGCCCACATGGCTGCCACTGCAATCCTCAACCTGTCCACACGCTGCTGGGAGAGACCAGAGAACCTCAGCATCAGACACCAGGATAAG AGTATGGAAATAGAAGTAGACGAGAATGGCACCTTGGACTTAAGCATGAAGAAGCCAATTAAGAGAGAAGTGGGCGTGTCTTGCACCAGTTCTGAAGTGCGCTCCCCCGATCTTTCTTCATCCTCTTCATCATCGTCCTTATCTCTTCACCATGGCAACAACAGCATCTCGCCCCACTCTTTACATCCCTACAAACAAGAGGAGTGGGAGGGGCCTCTGGACTACACCAAACCCAATCGGCAGAGGGAGGAGGAGCTAGAAGAG ATGAACCACAGTGCTCAGTCATTTGCCTCGTCTGACCCCGAAGATTGCGACATGATACAGGATGCCCTTGAAGACAGGAAGTACCCCGGAGAAGTCACAACCCCAAATTTCAAAGTCAGGTTTCAGCCCAAGGACACCAAGAAAGATCTCCTGCT GTGTCCCACTCCTGGGTGTGATGGCAGTGGACACATCACTGGAAACTATGCATCTCATCGCAG CTTGTCTGGGTGTCCTCTTGCTGATAAGAGTCTTCGGTCCCTCATGGCAGCACACACAGCTGAACTCAA ATGTCCAACCCCAGGATGTGATGGTTCAGGGCATATCACGGGCAACTACGCGTCTCATAGAAG TTTGTCTGGGTGTCCGCGGGCCAAGAAAGGTGGAATAAAAACAACTCCCATCAAGGACGACAAGGAGGACTCCGAGCTCTTAAA ATGCCCAGTGCCAGGTTGTGACAGCCTGGGTCATATCAGTGGGAAGTATGCCACTCACCGCAGTGCATATGGATGCCCGCTGGCGGCCAGGCAGCAGAAAGAGGGTTTGCTGAATGGTTCTCCATTCTCCTGGAAGGCGTTTAAGACAGAGGGTCCCACCTGCCCCACTCCAGGGTGTGATGGATCAGGACACGCCAACGGCAGCTTTCTCACCCACCGCAG TCTCTCAGGCTGCCCCAGAGCCTCCCTCAGTAAGAAGAAAGCCAAGTTCCCTGGTGAAGAGTATCTCAGCACTAAGTTCAGAGCCAATGACG TGTTAGACAATGACGAAGACATCAAGCAACTAAATAAAGAAATCAATGAGCTCAATGAATCCAACAATGAAATGGAGGCAGATATGGTCAACCTTCAAACACAG ATCACATCCATGGAGAAAAACCTGAAGAACATCGAGCAGGAGAACAAGATAATCGAAGAACAGAATGAGGCTTTGTTTATGGAGCTCTCTGGACTCAGTCAAGCCCTTATACGCAGCCTGGCCAACATCCGTCTGCCTCACATG GAGCCAATCACAGAACAGAATTTCGAGAGCTACGTGAGCACCCTAACTGACATGTACACCAATAAGGACTGCTACCAGAACCCAGAGAACAAGGCCCTTCTGGAGACCATCAACAAGGCAGTGAAAGGCATCAAGGTCTGA
- the LOC127419426 gene encoding myelin transcription factor 1-like isoform X4 — MSLDTDDKRTRTRSKGGRVPSEIVGQELSALSCPLARKRRLHEAESEQPASKRKSHPLKLAMDEGFNAESEGSGEETEMREEEEEDEGAQQQGGELEHEVEDTQAKRNTENTDTEEDEGDEEECIIIEASSSEKPKLSTSEDLSNYQHIVANSMLHFNNCGTSPQQQQQPATVETENGCPFTETEAEEEKEENRREETENQVDILASKENGVMRNSVEMEDKEEDIHTEDPKETDHQYFTEDMHTQQDEDDDDDEGLGSEMQKEEILKEEYNDVTSEEEGEGESPPTVITATQGSLVREDYVSHKSTLPENYSSSNPSMTSPMVFEVQSESSERDADVDGIDDDGDDDSLSQRSTVADESEMYDIMRGNLGLLEQAIALKAQQVKAHRELACIPEHHRFFALDDRPNKHLEHLRKSCFGKESSRSEKREIKCPTPGCDGTGHVTGLYPHHRSLSGCPHKDRIPPEILAMHENVLKCPTPGCTGQGHVNSNRNTHRSLSGCPIAAAEKLSKSHDKQHLAQPMGEHLKGSPNSDRVLRPMCFVKQLEIPPPGSYRPSLIPATPRANLAKELEKYSKVSFDYASFDVQVFGKRMLAPKMHTSETSPKAFKSKPPFPRASPPSPSMHSGYGKSSSSSYDYSHDAEAAHMAATAILNLSTRCWERPENLSIRHQDKSMEIEVDENGTLDLSMKKPIKREVGVSCTSSEVRSPDLSSSSSSSSLSLHHGNNSISPHSLHPYKQEEWEGPLDYTKPNRQREEELEEMNHSAQSFASSDPEDCDMIQDALEDRKYPGEVTTPNFKVRFQPKDTKKDLLLCPTPGCDGSGHITGNYASHRSLSGCPLADKSLRSLMAAHTAELKCPTPGCDGSGHITGNYASHRSLSGCPRAKKGGIKTTPIKDDKEDSELLKCPVPGCDSLGHISGKYATHRSAYGCPLAARQQKEGLLNGSPFSWKAFKTEGPTCPTPGCDGSGHANGSFLTHRSLSGCPRASLSKKKAKFPGEEYLSTKFRANDVLDNDEDIKQLNKEINELNESNNEMEADMVNLQTQITSMEKNLKNIEQENKIIEEQNEALFMELSGLSQALIRSLANIRLPHMQEPITEQNFESYVSTLTDMYTNKDCYQNPENKALLETINKAVKGIKV, encoded by the exons TGCTCTGAGTTGTCCATTGGCCAGAAAAAGGCGGCTACATGAAGCAGAATCAGAGCAGCCTGCCTCCAAGAGGAAGTCCCACCCACTGAAGCTGGCAATGGACGAAGGCTTCAACGCAGAGAGTGAGGGCAGTGGAGAGGAGACGGAGAtgagggaggaagaggaggaggatgaaggaGCACAGCAGCAGGGTGGTGAGCTTGAGCATGAAGTAGAAGATACgcaagcaaaaagaaacacagaGAACACTGATACAGAGGAAGATGAAGGTGATGAAG AGGAGTGCATCATTATTGAGGCCTCTAGCTCAGAGAAGCCTAAACTCTCAACCTCTGAAGATCTCTCCAACTATCAGCACATAGTGGCCAACTCAATGCTACACTTCAACAACTGTGGTACATCACCCCAGCAGCAACAACAGCCCGCCACTGTGGAAACAGAAAATGGTTGCCCTTTTACGGAAACAGAAGCGGAAGAAGAGAAAGAAGAAAATAGAAGAGAAGAAACCGAGAACCAAGTAGACATTCTGGCATCCAAGGAGAATGGAGTGATGAGGAATTCAGTTGAGATGGAAGACAAGGAAGAGGACATTCACACTGAGGACCCAAAAGAGACAGACCACCAGTATTTCACTGAAGACATGCACACACAACAAGACGAGgatgacgatgacgatgaaggaCTGGGGTCTGAGATGCAAAAGGAAGAGATACTCAAGGAGGAATACAATGACGTTACATCTGAAGAGGAAGGGGAAGGAGAATCCCCCCCTACGGTTATCACTGCCACTCAGGGATCCCTTGTAAGGGAAGACTACGTTTCCCACAAATCTACATTGCCAGAAAACTACAGCTCCAGTAACCCCAGCATGACTTCTCCTATGGTCTTCGAAGTGCAGTCGGAGTCGTCGGAGAGGGATGCCGACGTGGATGGAATCGATGACGACGGGGACGATGACAGTTTGTCACAGCGATCGACAGTGGCGGACGAGTCAGAGATGTATGATATAATGCGGGGGAACTTGGGGTTGCTGGAGCAGGCCATTGCCTTGAAAGCCCAACAGGTCAAAGCTCATCGTGAGCTTGCATGCATTCCCGAGCACCACCGTTTCTTTGCTCTGGACGACCGACCCAACAAACACTTGGAACATCTCCGCAAAAGCTGCTTCGGAAAAG AGAGTTCTAGATCAGAGAAAAGAGAGATCAAATGCCCAACCCCTGGGTGCGATGGAACAGGTCACGTGACCGGACTCTATCCCCACCACCGCAGTTTGTCAGGCTGCCCACACAAAGATCGGATCCCACCAGAGA TCTTGGCCATGCATGAGAATGTCCTGAAGTGCCCAACGCCAGGCTGCACTGGTCAGGGTCATGTCAACAGCAACCGTAACACACACCGCAG TTTGTCAGGATGTCCCATCGCTGCTGCCGAAAAGCTATCCAAAAGTCATGACAAGCAACACCTAGCTCAGCCCATGGGTGAACATCTCAAAGGCAGCCCTAACTCTGACCGTGTACTCAG gcCCATGTGTTTTGTGAAGCAGTTGGAGATTCCTCCGCCCGGCAGCTACAGGCCCAGCCTCATCCCAGCCACACCACGCGCTAATCTGGCCAAGGAGCTGGAAAAGTACTCCAAGGTTTCCTTTGATTATGCAAGCTTCGATGTGCAGGTGTTCGGCAAGCGCATGCTCGCCCCAAAGATGCACACCAGCGAAACTTCACCTAAAGCCTTCAAAT CCAAACCTCCATTCCCCAGGGCCTCCCCGCCAAGTCCCAGCATGCACTCCGGATATGGAAAGAGTTCCTCCAGCAGTTATGATTATTCCCACGATGCTGAAGCGGCCCACATGGCTGCCACTGCAATCCTCAACCTGTCCACACGCTGCTGGGAGAGACCAGAGAACCTCAGCATCAGACACCAGGATAAG AGTATGGAAATAGAAGTAGACGAGAATGGCACCTTGGACTTAAGCATGAAGAAGCCAATTAAGAGAGAAGTGGGCGTGTCTTGCACCAGTTCTGAAGTGCGCTCCCCCGATCTTTCTTCATCCTCTTCATCATCGTCCTTATCTCTTCACCATGGCAACAACAGCATCTCGCCCCACTCTTTACATCCCTACAAACAAGAGGAGTGGGAGGGGCCTCTGGACTACACCAAACCCAATCGGCAGAGGGAGGAGGAGCTAGAAGAG ATGAACCACAGTGCTCAGTCATTTGCCTCGTCTGACCCCGAAGATTGCGACATGATACAGGATGCCCTTGAAGACAGGAAGTACCCCGGAGAAGTCACAACCCCAAATTTCAAAGTCAGGTTTCAGCCCAAGGACACCAAGAAAGATCTCCTGCT GTGTCCCACTCCTGGGTGTGATGGCAGTGGACACATCACTGGAAACTATGCATCTCATCGCAG CTTGTCTGGGTGTCCTCTTGCTGATAAGAGTCTTCGGTCCCTCATGGCAGCACACACAGCTGAACTCAA ATGTCCAACCCCAGGATGTGATGGTTCAGGGCATATCACGGGCAACTACGCGTCTCATAGAAG TTTGTCTGGGTGTCCGCGGGCCAAGAAAGGTGGAATAAAAACAACTCCCATCAAGGACGACAAGGAGGACTCCGAGCTCTTAAA ATGCCCAGTGCCAGGTTGTGACAGCCTGGGTCATATCAGTGGGAAGTATGCCACTCACCGCAGTGCATATGGATGCCCGCTGGCGGCCAGGCAGCAGAAAGAGGGTTTGCTGAATGGTTCTCCATTCTCCTGGAAGGCGTTTAAGACAGAGGGTCCCACCTGCCCCACTCCAGGGTGTGATGGATCAGGACACGCCAACGGCAGCTTTCTCACCCACCGCAG TCTCTCAGGCTGCCCCAGAGCCTCCCTCAGTAAGAAGAAAGCCAAGTTCCCTGGTGAAGAGTATCTCAGCACTAAGTTCAGAGCCAATGACG TGTTAGACAATGACGAAGACATCAAGCAACTAAATAAAGAAATCAATGAGCTCAATGAATCCAACAATGAAATGGAGGCAGATATGGTCAACCTTCAAACACAG ATCACATCCATGGAGAAAAACCTGAAGAACATCGAGCAGGAGAACAAGATAATCGAAGAACAGAATGAGGCTTTGTTTATGGAGCTCTCTGGACTCAGTCAAGCCCTTATACGCAGCCTGGCCAACATCCGTCTGCCTCACATG CAGGAGCCAATCACAGAACAGAATTTCGAGAGCTACGTGAGCACCCTAACTGACATGTACACCAATAAGGACTGCTACCAGAACCCAGAGAACAAGGCCCTTCTGGAGACCATCAACAAGGCAGTGAAAGGCATCAAGGTCTGA